A stretch of Arthrobacter sp. NEB 688 DNA encodes these proteins:
- a CDS encoding sugar ABC transporter permease: MPPTSTTQPDVARGGTAGPPAPVGPPPRRSSGRAWEWSLAALLLAPNLVLLVVFTYRPLLDNIRLSFTDWNISAPVANPVGVANYVEWFGREDTRTVLGNTLVFTVATVGISMALGLGLAVLLDQRLRGRNLVRSAVFAPFVISGAAVGVAFQFVFDPSFGLVRDLLARIGVEAPDFYQRSGWALFMVTFTYIWKNLGYTFVIYLAALQGRRADLDEAAEIDGASPWTHFRKVLLPQLRPTTFFLSITVLLSSVQVFDIINVMTRGGPVGDGTMTLVYQVYRETFVNQRAGYGATVATVMFLILLLVTVVQVRIMDRGQRS; this comes from the coding sequence GTGCCGCCGACGTCGACGACCCAGCCCGATGTCGCGCGAGGGGGAACCGCCGGCCCGCCAGCGCCGGTCGGCCCCCCTCCGCGACGCTCGTCCGGACGCGCCTGGGAGTGGTCGCTCGCCGCGCTGCTCCTGGCCCCGAACCTCGTCCTGCTCGTGGTCTTCACCTACCGGCCGCTGCTCGACAACATCCGCCTGTCCTTCACGGACTGGAACATCTCGGCGCCGGTCGCGAACCCCGTCGGGGTCGCCAACTACGTCGAGTGGTTCGGCCGCGAGGACACCCGCACCGTCCTCGGGAACACGCTCGTCTTCACCGTGGCGACGGTGGGCATCTCGATGGCTCTCGGCCTCGGGCTGGCCGTCCTCCTCGACCAGCGGCTGCGCGGGCGCAACCTCGTCCGCTCGGCGGTCTTCGCGCCCTTCGTCATCTCCGGAGCCGCGGTCGGCGTGGCCTTCCAGTTCGTCTTCGACCCCAGCTTCGGGCTCGTGCGCGACCTCCTGGCCCGCATCGGCGTCGAGGCGCCGGACTTCTACCAGCGCTCCGGCTGGGCGCTGTTCATGGTGACCTTCACCTACATCTGGAAGAACCTCGGCTACACCTTCGTCATCTACCTCGCGGCCCTCCAGGGCCGGCGCGCGGACCTCGACGAGGCCGCCGAGATCGACGGCGCCTCCCCGTGGACGCACTTCCGCAAGGTGCTCCTGCCGCAGCTGCGCCCGACGACCTTCTTCCTCTCGATCACCGTGCTGCTCAGCTCGGTCCAGGTCTTCGACATCATCAACGTCATGACCCGCGGCGGACCCGTGGGCGACGGCACGATGACGCTCGTCTACCAGGTCTACCGCGAGACGTTCGTCAACCAGCGGGCCGGCTACGGCGCGACGGTCGCGACCGTCATGTTCCTCATCCTCCTGCTCGTCACCGTCGTCCAGGTGCGGATCATGGACCGGGGGCAGCGGTCGTGA
- a CDS encoding methyltransferase domain-containing protein gives MTSEAGRRPVDAAETLAANRSWWDGEAEDYYAEHGAFLGDDAFVWGPEGWTEAELDLLGVRDGMTVLEIGAGAAQCSRWLARTHDVRVVASDLSAGMLRTGRRLDARGGTTPLPLLQCDGTVIPLADASVDRVFTAYGVIPFVADSGAVLREAARVLRPGGRFVFSTSHPVRWAFPDVPGPAGLTVSQSYFDRTPYVESEAGVVTYTEHHRTLGDLVRQVVAAGLVLRDLVEPEWPERNEAEWGGWSPLRGRVLPGTAILVTERPG, from the coding sequence ATGACCTCCGAGGCCGGGCGCCGACCCGTCGACGCCGCCGAGACCCTCGCCGCGAACCGCTCCTGGTGGGACGGCGAGGCCGAGGACTACTACGCCGAGCACGGCGCCTTCCTCGGCGACGACGCCTTCGTCTGGGGCCCGGAGGGCTGGACCGAGGCCGAGCTGGACCTGCTCGGCGTGCGCGACGGCATGACGGTCCTCGAGATCGGCGCCGGCGCCGCCCAGTGCTCGCGCTGGCTGGCCCGCACCCACGACGTCCGGGTCGTCGCGAGCGACCTCTCGGCGGGGATGCTGCGCACCGGCCGCCGGCTCGACGCGCGGGGCGGCACGACGCCGCTCCCCCTCCTCCAGTGCGACGGCACGGTCATCCCCCTCGCCGACGCCTCCGTCGACCGGGTCTTCACCGCCTACGGGGTCATCCCCTTCGTCGCCGACAGCGGCGCCGTGCTGCGGGAGGCCGCCCGGGTGCTGCGGCCCGGCGGGCGCTTCGTCTTCTCGACCTCGCACCCGGTGCGCTGGGCCTTCCCCGACGTGCCCGGGCCGGCCGGCCTCACGGTCTCGCAGTCGTACTTCGACCGCACGCCCTACGTCGAGAGCGAGGCGGGCGTCGTCACGTACACCGAGCACCACCGCACCCTCGGCGACCTCGTGCGCCAGGTCGTCGCGGCGGGGCTCGTGCTGCGCGACCTCGTCGAGCCCGAGTGGCCCGAGCGCAACGAGGCGGAGTGGGGCGGCTGGTCGCCCCTGCGCGGGCGGGTCCTGCCGGGCACGGCGATCCTCGTCACCGAGCGCCCGGGCTGA
- the rpsA gene encoding 30S ribosomal protein S1 yields the protein MTASTVAKTAPQIAINDIGSEEDLLAAIDATIKHFNDGDIVEGRIVKVDRDEVLLDIGYKTEGVIPSRELSIKHDVDPNEVVKVGDEVEALVLQKEDKEGRLILSKKRAQYERAWGTIEKIKEEDGVVTGTVIEVVKGGLILDIGLRGFLPASLVEMRRVRDLQPYVGKEIEAKIIELDKNRNNVVLSRRAWLEQTQSEVRTTFLKELGKGQVRTGVVSSIVNFGAFVDLGGVDGLVHVSELSWKHIDHPSEVVEVGDEVKVEVLDVDMDRERVSLSLKATQEDPWQHFARTHAIGQVVPGKVTKLVPFGAFVRVDDGIEGLVHISELAERHVELPEQVVTVGQEIFVKVIDIDLERRRISLSLKQANEDGAGQVEFDPTLYGMAAEYDEQGNYKYPEGFDPETNEWLEGFETQREAWEKQYAEAHSRWEAHRAQVEAFAKADAEAAGGSAETSYSSESGSSSSSSESSPRPQVTQSEGTLASDEALAALREKLTGN from the coding sequence ATGACTGCCAGCACGGTCGCCAAGACCGCCCCCCAGATCGCGATCAACGACATCGGATCTGAGGAAGACCTCCTCGCCGCCATCGACGCGACGATCAAGCACTTCAACGACGGCGACATCGTCGAGGGTCGCATCGTCAAGGTGGACCGCGACGAGGTCCTCCTCGACATCGGCTACAAGACCGAGGGCGTCATCCCCTCGCGCGAGCTGTCGATCAAGCACGACGTCGACCCCAACGAGGTCGTCAAGGTCGGCGACGAGGTCGAGGCCCTGGTCCTCCAGAAGGAGGACAAGGAGGGTCGCCTGATCCTGTCCAAGAAGCGCGCCCAGTACGAGCGCGCGTGGGGCACGATCGAGAAGATCAAGGAGGAGGACGGCGTCGTCACCGGCACCGTCATCGAGGTCGTCAAGGGCGGCCTCATCCTCGACATCGGTCTGCGCGGCTTCCTCCCGGCGTCCCTCGTCGAGATGCGTCGCGTCCGCGACCTCCAGCCGTACGTCGGCAAGGAGATCGAGGCCAAGATCATCGAGCTCGACAAGAACCGCAACAACGTGGTCCTGTCGCGCCGTGCGTGGCTCGAGCAGACGCAGTCCGAGGTCCGCACGACCTTCCTCAAGGAGCTCGGCAAGGGCCAGGTCCGCACGGGTGTCGTGTCCTCGATCGTCAACTTCGGTGCGTTCGTCGACCTCGGCGGGGTCGACGGCCTCGTCCACGTCTCCGAGCTGTCCTGGAAGCACATCGACCACCCGTCCGAGGTCGTCGAGGTCGGCGACGAGGTCAAGGTCGAGGTCCTGGACGTCGACATGGACCGCGAGCGCGTCTCCCTGTCGCTCAAGGCGACGCAGGAGGACCCGTGGCAGCACTTCGCCCGGACCCACGCGATCGGCCAGGTCGTCCCGGGCAAGGTCACCAAGCTCGTCCCGTTCGGTGCGTTCGTGCGCGTCGACGACGGCATCGAGGGCCTGGTCCACATCTCCGAGCTCGCCGAGCGCCACGTCGAGCTGCCCGAGCAGGTCGTCACCGTCGGCCAGGAGATCTTCGTCAAGGTCATCGACATCGACCTCGAGCGTCGCCGCATCTCGCTCTCGCTCAAGCAGGCGAACGAGGACGGCGCCGGCCAGGTCGAGTTCGACCCGACGCTCTACGGCATGGCCGCGGAGTACGACGAGCAGGGCAACTACAAGTACCCCGAGGGCTTCGACCCGGAGACCAACGAGTGGCTCGAGGGCTTCGAGACCCAGCGCGAGGCCTGGGAGAAGCAGTACGCCGAGGCGCACTCCCGCTGGGAGGCGCACCGCGCCCAGGTCGAGGCGTTCGCCAAGGCCGACGCGGAGGCCGCCGGCGGCAGCGCCGAGACCTCGTACTCCTCGGAGTCGGGCTCGTCGTCCTCCTCGAGCGAGAGCTCGCCCCGCCCGCAGGTCACCCAGTCCGAGGGCACGCTCGCCTCGGACGAGGCCCTCGCCGCGCTGCGCGAGAAGCTCACCGGCAACTGA
- a CDS encoding acyltransferase, translated as MTAAAAPSTASSRSTALDWVRGVAIVLVVLSHMWALWSIETLAGVPPLLHLLQSGNIAVTVFLVVAGFLLTRSLIGRAGTRDDDAGRVGAIAAERPGLAVLTRVVRISSQTWPLLLLVWFVALAEGGGEVVETQTERSVLWVGTFGWNVYLQSQALLARADLGHLWYTAVYVQVTLLLVALVRGLRHRRVVLALTLGGLLLACTLWRAHVADVEPLTTALLRTTTRMDGMLWGALAAVCWPWLRPVRAVAGTVVSYALTLFAVLVLVLGNSDAYLGWGGVAANLAVVAVIVASPGLPAQGRLSRVLGWRPLVALGRSSLAVYVWHYPIFFGVGQRVPTWPAPAKAALALVLLALAVAVTVRHVERPVEAWVQRRLGARPADREELAALPLLDEPALSRAGAGAGPATAPSAPSRP; from the coding sequence ATGACCGCCGCCGCCGCGCCGAGCACGGCGAGCAGCCGCTCGACCGCCCTCGACTGGGTCCGTGGCGTCGCCATCGTCCTCGTCGTCCTCTCCCACATGTGGGCGCTGTGGTCGATCGAGACCCTCGCCGGGGTGCCCCCTCTCCTGCACCTCCTCCAGAGCGGCAACATCGCCGTCACCGTCTTCCTGGTCGTCGCCGGCTTCCTGCTGACCCGCTCGCTCATCGGCCGGGCCGGCACCCGCGACGACGACGCCGGCCGGGTCGGGGCCATCGCGGCCGAGCGGCCGGGCCTCGCGGTCCTCACCCGGGTCGTGCGCATCTCGTCGCAGACCTGGCCACTCCTGCTGCTCGTCTGGTTCGTCGCGCTGGCCGAGGGCGGGGGCGAGGTCGTCGAGACCCAGACCGAGCGCTCGGTCCTGTGGGTCGGCACCTTCGGCTGGAACGTCTACCTCCAGAGCCAGGCCCTGCTCGCGCGGGCCGACCTCGGCCACCTCTGGTACACCGCCGTCTACGTGCAGGTGACCCTCCTGCTCGTCGCGCTCGTCCGCGGCCTGCGCCACCGCCGCGTCGTCCTCGCGCTGACCCTCGGCGGGCTGCTCCTCGCCTGCACGCTCTGGCGGGCGCACGTCGCCGACGTCGAGCCGCTGACCACCGCGCTGCTGCGCACGACGACCCGGATGGACGGGATGCTCTGGGGCGCCCTGGCCGCCGTCTGCTGGCCGTGGCTGCGCCCGGTGCGCGCGGTCGCCGGGACGGTCGTCAGCTACGCGCTGACCCTCTTCGCGGTCCTCGTGCTCGTCCTCGGCAACTCGGACGCCTACCTCGGCTGGGGCGGGGTCGCCGCCAACCTCGCCGTCGTCGCCGTCATCGTCGCCTCCCCCGGCCTCCCGGCGCAGGGGCGGCTCTCCCGGGTCCTGGGCTGGCGCCCCCTCGTCGCGCTCGGTCGCTCCAGCCTCGCGGTCTACGTGTGGCACTACCCGATCTTCTTCGGGGTCGGCCAGCGGGTGCCGACCTGGCCGGCCCCCGCCAAGGCGGCCCTCGCCCTCGTGCTGCTGGCCCTGGCGGTGGCCGTCACCGTCCGCCACGTCGAGCGGCCGGTCGAGGCGTGGGTGCAGCGACGCCTCGGGGCGCGGCCCGCGGACCGCGAGGAGCTGGCGGCCCTGCCCCTGCTCGACGAGCCCGCGCTCAGCCGCGCCGGCGCAGGCGCTGGACCCGCGACAGCGCCTTCTGCACCGTCTCGTCCCTGA
- a CDS encoding bifunctional glycosyltransferase/class I SAM-dependent methyltransferase → MTQTAAAGSPRVGVLVVAYNAATTLVETLDRLPASFRAEVDHVLLADDSSQDDTYAIGLAYRETTDLPLTVVRHEKNLGYGGNQKAGYRWAIGHGLDVVVLLHGDGQYAPEVIEELVRPLTQGRADAVFGSRMMVRGQALKGGMPVYKYVGNRILTTFQNAMTGARLSEWHSGYRAYRVDALADLALDTYSDDFDFDTEIILGLLDAGKRVEEVPIPTYYGDEICYVNGMAYARDVARDVLRHRAGRMGFGAHRTPGAPDAYELKPSPHSSHGRLLAWLDAAPAGRVLDVGCSDGAFGALARRAGHEVVGVDLVKHDGVGERLDGFVEADLGRGLPDAVGAGYDRVVAADVLEHVADPESLLRDITARLADGGEILVSVPNFGHWYPRGRTAVGRFDYDSRGPLDEGHLRFFTRRSFERLVARSGLTVLERDVVGVPVDVLDRGRTGGRRVDVLRAVGAADRAAVRGWPTLFGYQLLYRLGPA, encoded by the coding sequence ATGACCCAGACCGCCGCCGCCGGCAGCCCCCGCGTGGGCGTGCTCGTCGTCGCGTACAACGCCGCCACGACCCTCGTCGAGACGCTCGACCGGCTGCCCGCGTCCTTCCGGGCCGAGGTCGACCACGTGCTGCTCGCCGACGACTCGAGCCAGGACGACACCTACGCCATCGGTCTCGCCTACCGCGAGACGACCGACCTGCCGCTCACCGTCGTGCGCCACGAGAAGAACCTCGGCTACGGGGGCAACCAGAAGGCCGGGTACCGCTGGGCCATCGGGCACGGCCTCGACGTCGTCGTCCTCCTCCACGGCGACGGGCAGTACGCCCCCGAGGTCATCGAGGAGCTCGTCCGCCCGCTGACGCAGGGGCGCGCCGACGCGGTCTTCGGCTCCCGGATGATGGTGCGCGGCCAGGCGCTCAAGGGCGGGATGCCGGTCTACAAGTACGTCGGCAACCGGATCCTCACGACCTTCCAGAACGCGATGACCGGCGCCCGCCTCAGCGAGTGGCACAGCGGCTACCGGGCCTACCGGGTCGACGCCCTGGCCGACCTCGCCCTCGACACCTACAGCGACGACTTCGACTTCGACACCGAGATCATCCTCGGGCTCCTCGACGCCGGGAAGCGGGTCGAGGAGGTCCCGATCCCCACCTACTACGGCGACGAGATCTGCTACGTCAATGGGATGGCCTACGCGCGCGACGTCGCCCGCGACGTGCTGCGGCACCGCGCCGGCCGGATGGGCTTCGGCGCCCACCGCACGCCCGGGGCCCCCGACGCCTACGAGCTCAAGCCCTCCCCGCACTCCAGCCACGGCCGCCTGCTCGCGTGGCTCGACGCCGCGCCCGCCGGCCGGGTCCTCGACGTCGGCTGCTCCGACGGCGCGTTCGGCGCGCTGGCCCGCCGCGCCGGGCACGAGGTCGTCGGGGTCGACCTCGTCAAGCACGACGGGGTCGGCGAGCGGCTCGACGGCTTCGTCGAGGCCGACCTCGGGCGCGGCCTGCCGGACGCGGTCGGGGCCGGCTACGACCGGGTCGTCGCCGCCGACGTGCTCGAGCACGTCGCCGACCCCGAGTCGCTGCTGCGCGACATCACGGCGCGCCTGGCCGACGGCGGCGAGATCCTCGTGTCGGTGCCGAACTTCGGCCACTGGTACCCCCGCGGTCGCACCGCCGTCGGGCGCTTCGACTACGACAGCCGCGGTCCGCTCGACGAGGGGCACCTGCGCTTCTTCACCCGGCGCAGCTTCGAGCGGCTCGTCGCGCGCAGCGGCCTGACCGTCCTCGAGCGCGACGTCGTCGGCGTCCCCGTCGACGTCCTCGACCGGGGACGCACCGGGGGCCGTCGGGTCGACGTGCTGCGCGCCGTGGGGGCGGCCGACCGCGCCGCCGTGCGGGGCTGGCCGACCCTCTTCGGCTACCAGCTGCTCTACCGCCTCGGGCCCGCGTGA
- a CDS encoding 2OG-Fe(II) oxygenase encodes MPSQYLDLERLEAALPQASAAYRAADPFPHVVLDDVLRPEAFAAAVEEFPGTDDPFWRGYLHVNETKYSNTVPDSWGQTLRAIAAELCAPAFVAYLEQLTGIEDLMSDWSMDGGGLHQTLRGGHLNIHADFTTHHEHENWARRVNILLYLNEEWPAEWGGRLELWDPAMTACRARVAPKGNRMLVFTTSADSFHGHPDALTCPPGEARRSLALYYFTEEDHAVRRATNYRARPGDGAKRVAIWADRQALDVYDRAKRRLGLRDETVQKALSRVQRLRRRG; translated from the coding sequence ATGCCGAGCCAGTACCTCGACCTCGAGCGGCTCGAGGCCGCCCTGCCGCAGGCCAGCGCCGCCTACCGCGCGGCCGACCCGTTCCCCCACGTCGTGCTCGACGACGTGCTGCGCCCGGAGGCCTTCGCCGCGGCCGTCGAGGAGTTCCCCGGCACCGACGACCCGTTCTGGCGGGGCTACCTCCACGTCAACGAGACGAAGTACTCCAACACCGTCCCGGACTCGTGGGGGCAGACCCTGCGGGCGATCGCCGCCGAGCTGTGCGCCCCCGCGTTCGTCGCCTACCTCGAGCAGCTGACCGGCATCGAGGACCTCATGTCCGACTGGTCGATGGACGGCGGCGGGCTGCACCAGACGCTGCGCGGCGGGCACCTCAACATCCACGCCGACTTCACGACCCACCACGAGCACGAGAACTGGGCGCGACGGGTCAACATCCTGCTCTACCTCAACGAGGAGTGGCCGGCGGAGTGGGGCGGCCGGCTCGAGCTGTGGGACCCCGCGATGACCGCCTGCCGCGCGCGGGTCGCGCCGAAGGGCAACCGGATGCTCGTCTTCACGACCTCGGCGGACAGCTTCCACGGCCACCCGGACGCCCTGACCTGCCCGCCGGGGGAGGCGCGGCGCTCGCTGGCCCTCTACTACTTCACCGAGGAGGACCACGCGGTCCGCCGCGCGACGAACTACCGGGCCCGCCCGGGGGACGGCGCCAAGCGCGTCGCGATCTGGGCCGACCGCCAGGCGCTCGACGTCTACGACCGCGCGAAGCGGCGCCTCGGGCTCAGGGACGAGACGGTGCAGAAGGCGCTGTCGCGGGTCCAGCGCCTGCGCCGGCGCGGCTGA
- a CDS encoding DUF3068 domain-containing protein, whose protein sequence is MRGIVTKLLVFLGAFLVTTAILSLAYASGQVQKTPLDVDTVTRLSGEAQVAGPDGLENTPVKAVSITHADSELSTGDVVLFQNSSCLVRDPDGNAPDCVAADDPSKALLSASTDTFATDRRTAMPVNDFANLPADAAPKEGLVNKFPFGVEQKTYPFWDGLVGGAVDATYQGEEDVDGLATYKFLVSVKDAPIQITDGVAGTYSTDKTMWVEPTTGSIIDQKEHQVRLLDDGSPFLDLTFGFTPETVKTNVDSGSTNASQLGLLTRTVPLVGGILGVVALLGGLALWLAGRRGGRHGAADEGGTLERSRVPAGR, encoded by the coding sequence GTGCGCGGAATCGTGACGAAGCTCCTCGTCTTCCTCGGAGCGTTCCTGGTGACGACCGCGATCCTGTCGCTGGCGTACGCCTCGGGACAGGTGCAGAAGACCCCCCTCGACGTCGACACCGTGACCCGGTTGTCGGGCGAGGCCCAGGTGGCCGGCCCGGACGGGCTCGAGAACACCCCGGTCAAGGCCGTGAGCATCACCCACGCCGACTCCGAGCTGAGCACCGGCGACGTCGTCCTCTTCCAGAACTCCAGCTGCCTCGTGCGCGACCCCGACGGCAACGCCCCCGACTGCGTCGCCGCGGACGACCCGTCCAAGGCGCTGCTCTCGGCGAGCACCGACACCTTCGCGACCGACCGCCGCACGGCGATGCCGGTCAACGACTTCGCGAACCTCCCGGCCGACGCCGCGCCGAAGGAGGGGCTGGTCAACAAGTTCCCGTTCGGTGTCGAGCAGAAGACCTACCCGTTCTGGGACGGCCTCGTCGGCGGCGCCGTCGACGCGACCTACCAGGGCGAGGAGGACGTCGACGGCCTGGCCACGTACAAGTTCCTCGTGTCGGTCAAGGACGCCCCGATCCAGATCACCGACGGCGTCGCGGGCACGTACTCGACGGACAAGACGATGTGGGTCGAGCCGACGACCGGCTCGATCATCGACCAGAAGGAGCACCAGGTCCGGCTCCTCGACGACGGGTCGCCCTTCCTCGACCTCACCTTCGGGTTCACCCCCGAGACGGTGAAGACCAACGTCGACTCCGGCTCCACCAACGCCTCGCAGCTCGGCCTGCTCACCCGCACGGTGCCGCTCGTCGGTGGCATCCTCGGCGTCGTCGCGCTGCTCGGGGGGCTGGCCCTCTGGCTGGCCGGCCGCCGCGGCGGGCGCCACGGTGCGGCGGACGAGGGCGGGACCCTCGAGCGCAGCCGGGTCCCCGCCGGCCGCTGA
- a CDS encoding carbohydrate ABC transporter permease: protein MTARAHGAEAASHRSRGMTVAGYAGMVVVLLVVGVPLFWIVITSLKERGDIYVQPAQWLPDPGTTANYRDVTTRIPFLDYFRNSVIITLVLSASKIVLGVISAYALSLLRFPGRNVVFLVVIAALMVPNQITVISNYALVAQLGWRNTFQGIIIPLAGVAFGTFLMRNQFLSLPGEIIEAARLDGAGPIKLLWRVVLPMSWPTLVAFSLITVVNEWNEYLWPFLMSDDQRTAPLPVGLTLLQNNDGVTNWGPVMAGTVLAMLPVLVLFLVLQRQMIKGLTAGAVKS from the coding sequence GTGACGGCGCGCGCGCACGGGGCCGAGGCCGCCTCGCACCGCTCCCGCGGGATGACCGTCGCCGGCTACGCCGGGATGGTCGTCGTCCTGCTCGTCGTCGGCGTCCCGCTCTTCTGGATCGTCATCACCTCGCTCAAGGAGCGCGGCGACATCTACGTGCAGCCGGCGCAGTGGCTCCCCGACCCGGGGACGACCGCGAACTACCGCGACGTGACGACGCGCATCCCGTTCCTCGACTACTTCCGCAACTCGGTCATCATCACGCTCGTGCTCTCGGCGTCGAAGATCGTCCTCGGGGTCATCAGCGCGTACGCGCTCTCGCTGCTGAGGTTCCCCGGCCGCAACGTCGTCTTCCTCGTCGTCATCGCCGCGCTCATGGTGCCGAACCAGATCACGGTCATCAGCAACTACGCGCTCGTCGCGCAGCTGGGCTGGCGGAACACCTTCCAGGGCATCATCATCCCGCTCGCCGGGGTGGCCTTCGGGACCTTCCTCATGCGCAACCAGTTCCTCAGCCTCCCGGGCGAGATCATCGAGGCCGCCCGCCTCGACGGCGCCGGCCCGATCAAGCTGCTCTGGCGGGTCGTGCTGCCGATGTCGTGGCCGACGCTCGTCGCCTTCTCGCTCATCACCGTCGTCAACGAGTGGAACGAGTACCTCTGGCCGTTCCTCATGTCCGACGACCAGCGCACCGCGCCGCTGCCGGTCGGCCTGACGCTCCTGCAGAACAACGACGGCGTCACCAACTGGGGTCCGGTGATGGCCGGCACGGTGCTCGCGATGCTGCCCGTGCTCGTCCTCTTCCTCGTCCTGCAGCGCCAGATGATCAAGGGCCTCACCGCGGGGGCCGTCAAGAGCTGA